ATATGACATGAAAACTATTAGCCCCACACAAGGTTTGTGAATAAGTCATTGTCCGATAATGAGCAAGGAATATCCGTCTTTCTACTAGACGTAATGTACTGAACATATAATTCATTATATACATTTCATGAATGTCAACTAAGTATTATAAGTAAATTGCTCTCAAACTGTTATTCTGATGAAGAGAAGAACTTGTGATTACCTTTTCAATAAAATTTCAAACGAACGATTTCAACTGAATCTTTCGACTTCTTATTTTACAGTATGTAATTTAATCGGGTTATCTGGAGTCAGATCTTGATTCTGTACTCAACACGGAAAAAGAAGTTCTATAAGAAGTCAACCGAAGCTACACTGTTGGGGTCCCTTTAGTAAAGCAACTATCACAAGAATAAGTACTTTCTTTCGAACAGCAAATTGACACGAAAAGTGATACGGTAAGCGATCAAATTAGGGCCATACTATAATATAAATTATATAATGTCGCCGTCGGATTTTTCCGTTTTTTACAACTCAACAATTGCTCGATCATGAAATTTGATATTTGAGCAAACAAATTCCTCTCTCTTAGGGGCCAAAGCGACCTAAGCACGGTCCCTCAAGGACCATTCTCCCGTTGTATTCTAGTTGGCACGAAGGGTCATTTTCATCCTAACTCCCGCATAACCTCCCATATAACATACTGATTCTGTGGGGGGAAATTACCAGAAAAATTCATAATCTATTGCACTTCCGCcaataaatttttgtaatttgaccaattgagtcccaaatcttttgatattttgccaatgtagtccatcgaaccaattgagtcctatatATAGATTAGTGTTGAATTCAGAAACTAAAAACAGAATGAAGACGCCAAGTTAAAGATACCAATTGACGGTTGTATCTAATGGCAGCTGAGGAGTTGTAGCGGCTTGTCGATAAGGTCGACGTGCAATTATGAAACCTAAAATTATGAAACGGTTGTAACTATTCATTTGAATATTAACCACTTGTGAGCGGCTACACTTTATAATAGGCTATATAAGGCCTCGCTGAATTATTGTAAATTGTCCACGATCATCAACCCAAggacttatgtatttcttaagTTTCGATTTGGCCTTCCAGTATCTGCAACTACTTTCCTTTTGGATGCATTTATTTCGCGGAAATAAGTgaatcgaaaaatattgtttgaaaataatcgcttatatcacataaaaaaaatgaatgaaaattaaaataaaaaatatttaattaattcatttttttcaaatgatacaagcgaccttttttgaaaaaaggtttCTGAATCACTCGTTTTCCATAAAACAAAGGCACCCTTAGTTTAAAATAATTCTTGCTACCCAATGTACTTGAACCGAattcaattaaaagaaaagaccGATGATAAACCTCTGGTGAAAGGAATTTCGCCGGGCGAAACATTAATAGACGCAACTATCAAaaaggaatatcgtcaattcAATAATCGTCAATGCAATAAAACATCTTAACCAGAGTGGGTCCATAATCTTAAGAGCCATGTTGATTATAGGGTTTCCCTCTGTCATTGTAAAATGAGACAAATAAGAAGAATTCTTTCGGGTAATTTTGAAATTCATGTAGAATTGGTTTTATAATTCATTGGATCTGCCGATCTCCAATGATTTGGAACCTATAAACGATACAAAAAGAGATCTCCATTTTTGTCTGCAAAATCTACTTTAAGCTACTAGAGATCTACATGACGCTGCAAAGGAAACACTATACTATGGGACTAATTGGCAGCTACTTATCAGGAGACAttaaaattttccctagatGGAGGCGAGGTGCGACTGAACCAACTCATCTTTTTACCTCGCAACAAGTAGATCTCTAGACGAAGACGAGGTGCGGCTGAACCAACTCATCTTTTTACCTCGGAATAACTTCTACCCCGTACACAATCTTTCGAATGCCATGGTCCCCTCTATCTCCCCTTATAAATCAAACCGCCCCCCCCTCCTCCCATCTCCAAAACACACCCAAGCAAAattcagaagaaaaagaagaagaaatcgctgGAAAAACCATGGGTGTCACCAACGCCAATGAACAAAAAGCCCTCGACAAAGCCCAAGAAGTCCGGCAATTCGAAGACTCCAAGCTCGGAGTCAAAGGCCTCCTCGACTCGGGCCtcacctccctccctcccctcttCATCCACCCGCCCAACGTCCTATCCAGCCTCAAACCCGTCGGGGCCAAGCCTAAATCAATCCCAACCGTCGACCTCTCCGGCCTTGACTCTGACCGGCGACCCTCAGTTGTCGAGGAGGTTGCAAGTGCTGCTCGTGAGTTCGGTTTCTTCCAGATAGTCAACCACAGCGTGCCTACAGAGGTCCTGGACCAAACTATCGCGGCACTGAAAGCGTTCCATGAGCAGCCCACTGAGGCGAAGGCGAGGATCTATAGGAGGGAATCGGAGACCGGCGTCGCCTTCTTCTCCAACGTCGACTTGCTTCACTCCAAAGCGGCTAGCTGGAGGTAACTCACAAATGCATCGTCTTGTCTACTTTTTCAACTGATCAATGAAATTAGTTTGATTAGGCATAGGAATGTCAATTTCTATGTTGAGAAGACACGACGCCAATGCGAGTGACTCAAAGTTGACATGATTTTGTTGTGTCCATTTGTATAAaccttgtttttcattttccttggaAAAGTTTCTAATCATTTTGCGGATTGTACAAAGTCATCAGTGACAAAGTACAGTGACTCAGTATAAAGCACGGATTTGTACGTATAACGTTACAAAACTCGTTCTTCCTTTTTAAGTGCGTGTTTGGAGATTGTTTTACCTTATTATTAATTTATATCTGGcgataaatttattttgatcTGTACTTAATTCGAAACACTTTGAATTTTCATAACATACTAGTATTGACACGTCAGTtcatacataatttttttaatcttttgaaatttgcataataAATTAAAgtgttaataccatggaaaaccctaaactggtacatcgtgacaaatttaccccaaatcatttttttgataatgaaaaatcccaaactggtttgcttgtgacacatttatctaaaactatttttttgcccATCAAAaacctaaattgatacacctatgatagATTTaccataaaataatttttttaatcatgaaaaacctcaaaccgatatacccgtgacaaGTTTACCATTCattaattgggttaatatcacgaaaaatctcaaattgatacacttgtgacaaacaaagagtaaaaattccaaaccggtacactcatGAATTGGCACGtgccatctaactcagcaatttgacggttaaatttaatgaaaaccgatgaagagtaaatttgtcacaggtataccagtttgggtatatttgtcataagtgtaccagttcgaaattttttttgatcaaaaaaatagtttgaggataaatttgtcacatatgtaccggtttaAAGTTTTCTGTGGTGTTAACCCTAAATTaaacttgaaaagaaaagaggccTTGCTTTGTAACAATCACAAACAAACAAGCGCTAAAGTTCCATGTGCGATAATTCGGGTGAAGAATAAGTAAATGAGATTAGTTCAAAGCACGAAATGATTTTTGCAGGGACACGCTCATCATAAGGTCGGGTCCTAAACTAGCAGACCTGGAAGAGATTCCGGAGGTGTGCAGAAACGAGGTGATCGAGTGGAACCAACAGGTCCAACGGTTGGGAGGCCTCCTGTTGGGACTGCTGAGCGAGGGGCTAGGATTGGGCGCGAGCACGCTACAGAACTTGACGTGCTTGGAGAAGAGAAACATTGCGGGGCACTACTATCCGAGCTGCCCCCAGCCCGATCTGACGATCGGGTTGACGTCCCACACCGACCCAAGCGTGATCACGGTGCTCCTCCAGGACCAGATCGGCGGGTTGCAGGTGAAGCACGGCGACGAGTGGGTGGATGTGACGCCCATTCCGGGTGCTCTCATCGTCAACATCGGCGACCTTCTCCAGGTAAGATTTCACTCATGGAAGTTTTAAGGCCCCGGTTAAATTTCAAAGTGGCTTTTTGGCAAAATCGATTGGCTTAGTTAGCGTCCTAAGGAAATTTGTGCTCAGCACAGCTTAACAATCACCTCATCTCTGTAGAGGATAGAGATCTGCACTAACATAAATTTGGGTTTATCCAGATCATGTCCAATGACGAGTACAAAAGTGTGGACCACCGAGTGCTGGCCAACGCGAGCCGAGAACCACGCATGTCGGTTGCTGTTTTCTACTATCCAAGCGATTGCGAGAGCCTGTTCGGACCGTTCCCAGAGCTCGTATCACCGGAGAAACCTGCGGTTTATCGGCAATTCAAGGTCGGGGATT
The genomic region above belongs to Rhodamnia argentea isolate NSW1041297 chromosome 6, ASM2092103v1, whole genome shotgun sequence and contains:
- the LOC115728093 gene encoding 1-aminocyclopropane-1-carboxylate oxidase homolog 4-like → MGVTNANEQKALDKAQEVRQFEDSKLGVKGLLDSGLTSLPPLFIHPPNVLSSLKPVGAKPKSIPTVDLSGLDSDRRPSVVEEVASAAREFGFFQIVNHSVPTEVLDQTIAALKAFHEQPTEAKARIYRRESETGVAFFSNVDLLHSKAASWRDTLIIRSGPKLADLEEIPEVCRNEVIEWNQQVQRLGGLLLGLLSEGLGLGASTLQNLTCLEKRNIAGHYYPSCPQPDLTIGLTSHTDPSVITVLLQDQIGGLQVKHGDEWVDVTPIPGALIVNIGDLLQIMSNDEYKSVDHRVLANASREPRMSVAVFYYPSDCESLFGPFPELVSPEKPAVYRQFKVGDFLKTFFTNELDEKSLKNYFRA